From Danaus plexippus chromosome 11, MEX_DaPlex, whole genome shotgun sequence, the proteins below share one genomic window:
- the LOC116765548 gene encoding ADP-ribosylation factor-like protein 8B-A, with the protein MLALINRILDWIKSLFWKEEMELTLVGLQYSGKTTFVNVIASGQFSEDMIPTVGFNMRKITKGNVTIKVWDIGGQPRFRSMWERYCRGVNAIVYMVDAADPEKIEASRNELHNLLEKQQLTGIPVLVLGNKRDLPHALDEHGLIERMNLSAIQDREICCYSISCKEKDNIDITLQWLISHSKSGSSH; encoded by the exons atgttagCTTTGATCAATCGTATCCTTGATTGGATTAAAAGCTTGTTTTGGAAGGAGGAGATGGAACTTACCTTGGTCGGCCTACAATATTCGGGGAAAACAACTTTTGTTAACGTCATTGCC tccGGTCAATTCAGTGAGGACATGATACCAACCGTCGGCTTCAACATGAGAAAAATAACCAAAGGAAATGTTACTATTAAA GTGTGGGACATCGGTGGCCAACCACGTTTCCGTTCCATGTGGGAGAGGTATTGTAGAGGTGTGAACGCTATTGT TTACATGGTTGATGCCGCTGATCCCGAGAAGATTGAGGCCTCCCGTAACGAGCTCCACAATCTGTTGGAGAAGCAACAACTGACTGGTATACCGGTTCTGGTGTTGGGGAACAAACGGGACCTACCGCACGCTCTCGACGAACACGGGCTCATTGAACGGAT GAATTTGTCAGCCATTCAAGACCGTGAAATCTGCTGCTACTCCATATCCTGCAAAGAGAAAGACAATATCGATATAACCCTTCAATGGCTGATATCGCACAGTAAGTCGGGCTCCTCGCACTAA
- the LOC116765547 gene encoding transcription factor cwo isoform X3 produces the protein MPQDPMSHRIIEKRRRDRMNNCLADLSRLIPPEYLKKGRGRVEKTEIIEMAIRHLKYLQDRVHVLERGSEFLAGYQRAGAEAVRFVELQGSRDGLADQLAAHLHSHADMMAKEAVHEKRVYPNSSSETTSSSSSSQGFAVKVIQRPEPPPAFPEPYEPDRQEHFADCERLSVHQPAVMEPLEGEPLPLDGRVKKEVTLRKIRKPEHEDYLHSYKFKNSIERRFSRSQDSEGDAWSAGPTAKAYNHKRRRPTKPAPPSTSTSASGSTEEARDTSPQDTCSDSPHHHSFDKPPPPAQYVPVFALNALGKYYVPLSVEYGCVSRQLGAGVTSLEAAEARALHPVTIHVNFQPCIDYLKREPDPHWRPL, from the exons ATGCCc CAAGATCCAATGTCGCACCGCATCATCGAGAAGCGGCGGCGGGACCGGATGAACAACTGCCTGGCGGACCTGTCCCGCCTCATACCACCCGAGTACCTCAAGAAGGGCCGCGGCCGCGTGGAGAAGACGGAGATCATAGAGATGGCCATACGACACCTCAAGTATCTACAGGACAGAGTCCACG TTCTGGAGCGGGGGTCGGAGTTCCTCGCGGGGTACCAGAGGGCGGGGGCGGAGGCGGTGCGGTTCGTGGAGCTCCAGGGCTCCCGTGACGGCCTGGCGGATCAGCTCGCTGCACACCTACACTCACACGCTGACATGATGGCCAAAG AAGCTGTACACGAAAAGCGTGTGTATCCGAACTCTTCGTCGGAGACGACCAGCTCGTCGAGCAGTTCCCAGGGCTTCGCCGTGAAGGTGATCCAGCGGCCGGAGCCCCCGCCCGCGTTCCCGGAGCCCTACGAGCCTGACAGACAGGAACATTTCGCGGACTGCGAGAGAT TGTCGGTGCACCAACCAGCTGTAATGGAGCCGTTGGAAGGCGAGCCTCTCCCGCTGGACGGACGAGTGAAGAAGGAAGTGACGCTGAGGAAGATTAGGAAGCCAGAACACGAGGACTACTTGCACTCGTACAAGTTCAAGAACTCCATAGAGAGGAGGTTCTCCAGGTCGCAGGACTCCGAG GGTGACGCGTGGAGCGCCGGGCCGACAGCGAAGGCCTACAATCATAAACGTCGGAGGCCTACCAAGCCCGCGCCGCCCTCCACGTCCACTTCCGCCTCGGGCTCCACCGAGGAAGCGCGCGACACCAGCCCACAA GACACGTGCAGCGACTCCCCCCACCACCACTCGTTCGACAAGCCGCCGCCGCCCGCGCAGTACGTGCCCGTGTTCGCCTTGAACGCACTCG GCAAGTACTACGTGCCGCTGAGCGTGGAGTACGGCTGCGTGTCTCGTCAGCTGGGCGCGGGCGTGACGTCACTGGAGGCGGCCGAGGCGCGCGCGCTTCACCCCGTCACCATACATGTGAACTTCCAACCCTGCATCGACTACCTCAAGCGGGAGCCCGACCCTCACTGGCGCCCGCTCTAA
- the LOC116765547 gene encoding transcription factor cwo isoform X1: METRHYWEENGHAVKYDNYSNEEFAREPLSFAPPSEDEAEYPPGYKKGKVSRASHTEYARQDPMSHRIIEKRRRDRMNNCLADLSRLIPPEYLKKGRGRVEKTEIIEMAIRHLKYLQDRVHVLERGSEFLAGYQRAGAEAVRFVELQGSRDGLADQLAAHLHSHADMMAKEAVHEKRVYPNSSSETTSSSSSSQGFAVKVIQRPEPPPAFPEPYEPDRQEHFADCERLSVHQPAVMEPLEGEPLPLDGRVKKEVTLRKIRKPEHEDYLHSYKFKNSIERRFSRSQDSEGDAWSAGPTAKAYNHKRRRPTKPAPPSTSTSASGSTEEARDTSPQDTCSDSPHHHSFDKPPPPAQYVPVFALNALGKYYVPLSVEYGCVSRQLGAGVTSLEAAEARALHPVTIHVNFQPCIDYLKREPDPHWRPL; the protein is encoded by the exons atggaaACACGTCATTATTGGGAAGAGAATGGACATGCCGTCAAATATGACAA CTACTCCAATGAGGAGTTCGCGCGCGAGCCGCTGAGCTTCGCGCCGCCGTCCGAGGACGAGGCGGAGTACCCTCCAGGGTACAAGAAGGGGAAGGTCTCGAGGGCAAGTCACACTGAATATGCCcgt CAAGATCCAATGTCGCACCGCATCATCGAGAAGCGGCGGCGGGACCGGATGAACAACTGCCTGGCGGACCTGTCCCGCCTCATACCACCCGAGTACCTCAAGAAGGGCCGCGGCCGCGTGGAGAAGACGGAGATCATAGAGATGGCCATACGACACCTCAAGTATCTACAGGACAGAGTCCACG TTCTGGAGCGGGGGTCGGAGTTCCTCGCGGGGTACCAGAGGGCGGGGGCGGAGGCGGTGCGGTTCGTGGAGCTCCAGGGCTCCCGTGACGGCCTGGCGGATCAGCTCGCTGCACACCTACACTCACACGCTGACATGATGGCCAAAG AAGCTGTACACGAAAAGCGTGTGTATCCGAACTCTTCGTCGGAGACGACCAGCTCGTCGAGCAGTTCCCAGGGCTTCGCCGTGAAGGTGATCCAGCGGCCGGAGCCCCCGCCCGCGTTCCCGGAGCCCTACGAGCCTGACAGACAGGAACATTTCGCGGACTGCGAGAGAT TGTCGGTGCACCAACCAGCTGTAATGGAGCCGTTGGAAGGCGAGCCTCTCCCGCTGGACGGACGAGTGAAGAAGGAAGTGACGCTGAGGAAGATTAGGAAGCCAGAACACGAGGACTACTTGCACTCGTACAAGTTCAAGAACTCCATAGAGAGGAGGTTCTCCAGGTCGCAGGACTCCGAG GGTGACGCGTGGAGCGCCGGGCCGACAGCGAAGGCCTACAATCATAAACGTCGGAGGCCTACCAAGCCCGCGCCGCCCTCCACGTCCACTTCCGCCTCGGGCTCCACCGAGGAAGCGCGCGACACCAGCCCACAA GACACGTGCAGCGACTCCCCCCACCACCACTCGTTCGACAAGCCGCCGCCGCCCGCGCAGTACGTGCCCGTGTTCGCCTTGAACGCACTCG GCAAGTACTACGTGCCGCTGAGCGTGGAGTACGGCTGCGTGTCTCGTCAGCTGGGCGCGGGCGTGACGTCACTGGAGGCGGCCGAGGCGCGCGCGCTTCACCCCGTCACCATACATGTGAACTTCCAACCCTGCATCGACTACCTCAAGCGGGAGCCCGACCCTCACTGGCGCCCGCTCTAA
- the LOC116765547 gene encoding transcription factor cwo isoform X2 — METRHYWEENGHAVKYDNYSNEEFAREPLSFAPPSEDEAEYPPGYKKGKQDPMSHRIIEKRRRDRMNNCLADLSRLIPPEYLKKGRGRVEKTEIIEMAIRHLKYLQDRVHVLERGSEFLAGYQRAGAEAVRFVELQGSRDGLADQLAAHLHSHADMMAKEAVHEKRVYPNSSSETTSSSSSSQGFAVKVIQRPEPPPAFPEPYEPDRQEHFADCERLSVHQPAVMEPLEGEPLPLDGRVKKEVTLRKIRKPEHEDYLHSYKFKNSIERRFSRSQDSEGDAWSAGPTAKAYNHKRRRPTKPAPPSTSTSASGSTEEARDTSPQDTCSDSPHHHSFDKPPPPAQYVPVFALNALGKYYVPLSVEYGCVSRQLGAGVTSLEAAEARALHPVTIHVNFQPCIDYLKREPDPHWRPL, encoded by the exons atggaaACACGTCATTATTGGGAAGAGAATGGACATGCCGTCAAATATGACAA CTACTCCAATGAGGAGTTCGCGCGCGAGCCGCTGAGCTTCGCGCCGCCGTCCGAGGACGAGGCGGAGTACCCTCCAGGGTACAAGAAGGGGAAG CAAGATCCAATGTCGCACCGCATCATCGAGAAGCGGCGGCGGGACCGGATGAACAACTGCCTGGCGGACCTGTCCCGCCTCATACCACCCGAGTACCTCAAGAAGGGCCGCGGCCGCGTGGAGAAGACGGAGATCATAGAGATGGCCATACGACACCTCAAGTATCTACAGGACAGAGTCCACG TTCTGGAGCGGGGGTCGGAGTTCCTCGCGGGGTACCAGAGGGCGGGGGCGGAGGCGGTGCGGTTCGTGGAGCTCCAGGGCTCCCGTGACGGCCTGGCGGATCAGCTCGCTGCACACCTACACTCACACGCTGACATGATGGCCAAAG AAGCTGTACACGAAAAGCGTGTGTATCCGAACTCTTCGTCGGAGACGACCAGCTCGTCGAGCAGTTCCCAGGGCTTCGCCGTGAAGGTGATCCAGCGGCCGGAGCCCCCGCCCGCGTTCCCGGAGCCCTACGAGCCTGACAGACAGGAACATTTCGCGGACTGCGAGAGAT TGTCGGTGCACCAACCAGCTGTAATGGAGCCGTTGGAAGGCGAGCCTCTCCCGCTGGACGGACGAGTGAAGAAGGAAGTGACGCTGAGGAAGATTAGGAAGCCAGAACACGAGGACTACTTGCACTCGTACAAGTTCAAGAACTCCATAGAGAGGAGGTTCTCCAGGTCGCAGGACTCCGAG GGTGACGCGTGGAGCGCCGGGCCGACAGCGAAGGCCTACAATCATAAACGTCGGAGGCCTACCAAGCCCGCGCCGCCCTCCACGTCCACTTCCGCCTCGGGCTCCACCGAGGAAGCGCGCGACACCAGCCCACAA GACACGTGCAGCGACTCCCCCCACCACCACTCGTTCGACAAGCCGCCGCCGCCCGCGCAGTACGTGCCCGTGTTCGCCTTGAACGCACTCG GCAAGTACTACGTGCCGCTGAGCGTGGAGTACGGCTGCGTGTCTCGTCAGCTGGGCGCGGGCGTGACGTCACTGGAGGCGGCCGAGGCGCGCGCGCTTCACCCCGTCACCATACATGTGAACTTCCAACCCTGCATCGACTACCTCAAGCGGGAGCCCGACCCTCACTGGCGCCCGCTCTAA